The Methanofollis sp. genome includes the window TGAACCACCGCGTCTCGAAGGAGATCGTTCGTTTTGCCGTTCAGAACAAGGTTGATGTGATCGGGCTGGAGGATCTTACCGGGATCAGGGATCGGACAGAGACCTCCAAAAAGCAGAGGGGCACCCATCACTCATGGGCGTTCTATGAACTCCAGTCCTTCATCGAGTACAAGGTGCGGGAGAAGGGTATATCGACGGTCTATGTCGATCCGGCCTATACCTCCCAGACCTGTCCTCGATGCAATCATATCAGTAAGAACAATCGGCACAAGAAATCGTTTGTCTGCGAATGCTGCGGACACTCGCTCCATGCCGACCTTATCGGTGCTCGGAACATCGAGTCCAGAGCACGCACCTACAGGTATACCCTGGAGGTGCAGGGGTGCAGTCAGCCACCCATACGAGAACTATCGACACGATAGAGTCTCAAGCCCCGGCCTTCAGGCCGGGGTAGTTGACAGCGTTCTTTTGGCATGGCACACCGGCAAGCAATATATAATATATTTTATATTTCAGTTGTGCCAGGGCCGGCGACATGTCGGCAGGGGGGGACCGAAGATGAAAATCTATGTCAGAGAACGACAGAAGATCGGGAGCGGCGTCAAAGAGCCCAAGTTCAGGGTCGTCGCCGTCACCGGCGGGAAAGGGGAGGAGTCGCACCTGAAGATCGAGGCAACGCACTTTCGGAAGACCAAGATCGAGGGGATTGCAAAGGACGTCGGGGCCGAGATCATCTACCTCGCACCGATGCCCGAGGAAAAGCGCGGCGAGATGAAGAGCGTCGCCCGCTGAAAAAGATGACGTGAGATAGGTCAGGCCCGGATCAGGGTCCCGACCTTCTCGCCACGGACGGCCTTCGTGATATTCCCGCGCACATGGCCGTTGACCACCCTGATCTCCTTCACGTGTTTGGTGTGGAGGAGGAGTTCGACCGCCTTCTTTTCAAGGACCATATCCTCCATGTCCATGCCGAGGAGTTCTTCTGCCGTGATCTCAGGGATCAGCTCGGCCGCCGG containing:
- a CDS encoding transposase, whose amino-acid sequence is NHRVSKEIVRFAVQNKVDVIGLEDLTGIRDRTETSKKQRGTHHSWAFYELQSFIEYKVREKGISTVYVDPAYTSQTCPRCNHISKNNRHKKSFVCECCGHSLHADLIGARNIESRARTYRYTLEVQGCSQPPIRELSTR